A genomic segment from Mastomys coucha isolate ucsf_1 unplaced genomic scaffold, UCSF_Mcou_1 pScaffold7, whole genome shotgun sequence encodes:
- the LOC116082076 gene encoding histone H2B type 1-A: MPEVSAKGATISKKGFKKAVTKTQKKEGRKRKRCRKESYSIYIYKVLKQVHPDTGISSKAMSIMNSFVTDIFERIAGEASRLAHYNKRSTITSREIQTAVRLLLPGELAKHAVSEGTKAVTKYTSSK; the protein is encoded by the coding sequence ATGCCAGAGGTGTCGGCAAAAGGCGCTACTATCTCCAAGAAAGGCTTCAAGAAAGCGGTCACCAAGACCCAGAAGAAGGAGGGCCGGAAACGTAAGAGATGCCGTAAAGAGAGCTACTCCATTTACATCTACAAGGTGCTGAAGCAAGTGCACCCGGACACCGGCATCTCCTCCAAGGCCATGAGCATCATGAACTCCTTCGTGACGGACATCTTCGAGCGCATCGCAGGCGAGGCGTCGCGCCTGGCGCATTACAACAAGCGGTCTACCATCACGTCTCGGGAGATCCAGACGGCCGTGCGCCTGCTCCTGCCCGGGGAGCTGGCCAAGCACGCTGTGTCCGAGGGCACCAAGGCCGTCACCAAGTACACCAGCTCCAAGTGA
- the LOC116082075 gene encoding histone H2A type 4 — MSGRAKQGGKARAKAKSRSFRAGLQFPVGRVHRLLRQGNYAERIGAGTPVYLAAVLEYLTAEILELAGNAARDNKKTRIIPRHLQLAIRNDEELNKLLGRVTIAQGGVLPNIQAVLLPKKTESHKSQSK, encoded by the coding sequence ATGTCGGGCCGTGCAAAGCAAGGTGGCAAGGCTCGTGCCAAGGCCAAGTCTCGCTCTTTCAGGGCAGGTTTGCAGTTTCCTGTGGGCCGTGTGCACCGGCTTCTTCGCCAAGGGAACTACGCAGAGCGCATCGGGGCTGGCACACCAGTGTACCTGGCGGCCGTGCTGGAGTACCTGACGGCTGAGATCCTGGAGCTGGCGGGCAACGCGGCCCGCGACAACAAGAAGACGCGCATCATCCCGCGCCACCTGCAGCTGGCCATCCGCAACGACGAGGAGCTCAACAAGCTGCTGGGCCGCGTGACCATCGCGCAGGGCGGCGTCCTGCCCAACATCCAGGCCGTGCTGCTGCCCAAGAAGACCGAGAGCCACAAGTCCCAGAGCAAGTGA